A window of Bradyrhizobium diazoefficiens genomic DNA:
GCATCCAATCCACGAATGCGGCGACGTCCGTATTTCGCCACATCCAGATAGGGAAGCGTTCGAAGGGCAAGTCGTGAGGGCCCGTGCCAGCGCGATCGCGAACGTAGCGGTCGATTGCAGCGGCGTCAGGCCAATCCGCTTCCACCGCAACGATCGTAAAGCCGTGCTCCTCGATGAGCCGGCGCGTGATCGCTGCACGCGTCTGGTAGAACTCCGATGTGCCGTGACTGGCCTCGCCCAACAGGACCAGGCGCGAATGTTCAAATCGATCGAAGAGTACTCCGAACCCAGGGTCGCCGAAGGCCGGCAAAGGTTCGATCGCGGCGGAGATCATGTCCGTCACCGACTGGGACTGCGAGTGGCCGGGAGTCAGATTGCTAGCGGAACGCGTGCCGTTCTCGGCCCATCCCTGCTCGCCGATCAGCGGCACGAAGCGAACGGCGCCCAAGCTCTCTTCATCGTAGTTCGTTGCCGTGCGCCGCGTGATCCGGAGCAGCGACTGTTCGTCCGCGAAATTGCCCACCGGAATGACGAGACGACCGCCGACCGCCAATTGCCCCTTGAGCGCGCTCGGTGTCGATGGGCCGCCGGCAGCAACCAGAATCGCGTCGAATGGTGCCTCATTGGCCAAACCGCGCGTGCCGTCACCCGTATGAACTATACAATTTGTATATCCGAGCATATCCAGCCGCTCCGCGGCCGTCCGTGCGAGGGAGCCATATCGTTCGATGGTATGGACGGTTCTGGCGAGCCGGGATGCAACAGCCGCGGCATATCCCGAACCGGTGCCGACCTCGAGGACCTTGTCGGTCGGTTTCAACTCGGCCGCCTCGAGCATCGCTGCGACGATGTAGGGCTGCGAGATGGTTTGATCGTTGGCGATCGGCAGCGCGCTGTCCTCATACGCGAACTCTTCGAAGCCGGCTTCCACAAATCGTTCTCGTGGGATCTGTCGCATGGCATCCAACACCCGATGGTCGCGAATGCCGCGGCCGGCGAGTTGAACGTCGACCATGCGGTCGCGAAGATCAGCATGCCCCGTCATTGCAGCGCTCCTGTTCTAGAGCGTGAAAGCAGCCAGGACTGAACAAGTTCCTCGATGTGTTGAAACCGGATTTGGAACTTTGGGCTCGTCCTGTGAGCCTTCGCGGCATCAACAAGCCCAGATCAGCTAACGTGACAGCATCTGTTCGTAGACCCGGCAGTAGTCGTTAGCCATCCGCCGTGCGGTGAACCGTTGTTCAAAGCGCTGTCGAATGATTCGGCGATCAAGCGACAGCAGTCGAGGGATTGCTGCAACAGCTTCGTCAACCGTATCGACAAGCATGCCCGTTACGCCTGGCTCGACGATCTCCGAAGTCGAGCCCCGCCTGAACGCGAGGACAGGCGTCCCACAGGCCATGGCTTCAATCAACACCAGGCCGAACGGCTCGGGCCAGTCAATAGGGAACAGTAACGCAGCCGCCTCGCCCAGGAACGGCGTTTTCGCCTCATCTCCGATCTCGCCAACAAAGTCGACGCTGGAATCGCTCAGCAAGGGCTGGATGGCTTCGCTGAAGTACGTTTCGTCCACCGGATCTATCTTTGCTGCGATTCTCAGCCGTAAGCCGGCGCGTCTCGCGATCTCGATCGCCAGGTCGGGCCGCTTCTCCGGGCAAATCCGCCCCAGGAATGCGAGATGGTCTTTGTTGGGTGCAAAATTCGGACGAAGCAGATCTTTCGGCAATCCATGATAGATGGTCGAAACGAAATTGGCACAAGAGATGGGTTTGCGCTGCTCCTCGGAAATCGAGATCAACGGCATGTCATTGAAAGTCGAGTACAAGGTCTTGAGATCAGGCAGGTCCTGGCGACCATGCAACGTGGTCAAGGTCTTTCCGGCCATTCCGCGAAAAATGGGAAAATGAAACTGATCTATATGGAAGTGCAGGAGATCAAATTCGTCGGCTCGCTGTCGGACACGTTCAAGCATCACCAAATGATGGGGAATGATGTCTGTGACGTCCGGCTTGAGCCGAAGTGGGTCATCAGTGCAGGGAGACAGATCGCCCTGCGTCTTGGATTTTCCGCTCGCAAAGAGCGTGACCTCGTGACCGAGAGCGACGAGTTCCTCCGTGAGATAGCTGACGATGCGCTCAGAGCCGCCATAGCTTTGCGGGGGTACACTTTCCATGAGAGGTGCGATCTGAGCAATCTTCACGGCGCCTCGCCTCTTTAACAGGTTTGTTTCTCCAACATCGCTGGAGGGGCTCATCTGAAAGGGAAGGGATCGAGGTCCCGTTCGCTCGCGCCCCGAGTGCTTGCCATATGATAATTTGAGGCCGTTCTGTCCGTTCCATTCTCTCCGAACCGTTCGAGTATCTGCAGACCGGCAACGAGCCACGTGCGGACTATCAGGTCGCGGGAGCGATTGGGCGGAGCTTGCTTCATTTGGCTTCGGCGCGATCTGACACGAGACTTACCGTGGCGGCCGCCCGGGACCTGCTGGCGCTGGCGGTCTTGAACGGCCATCTCAGGCCAGCAGTCCCTTTGGCAGAGCACACCGGGAGCGCTCGGCAACTCAAGCTTGGATTGGGTTCACCCACATTGCGCATTCACTCGTGCGCATGACTGTTCTGCAGAGCCGTGCCGCACAACCGCTTACGAGAGGATCGCACTATTGGCTGCGGATCGCCGTGAGACTCCGGCAACCACTATTCGCGTGCTTGAGATCGAGGACG
This region includes:
- a CDS encoding protein-L-isoaspartate(D-aspartate) O-methyltransferase, with product MTGHADLRDRMVDVQLAGRGIRDHRVLDAMRQIPRERFVEAGFEEFAYEDSALPIANDQTISQPYIVAAMLEAAELKPTDKVLEVGTGSGYAAAVASRLARTVHTIERYGSLARTAAERLDMLGYTNCIVHTGDGTRGLANEAPFDAILVAAGGPSTPSALKGQLAVGGRLVIPVGNFADEQSLLRITRRTATNYDEESLGAVRFVPLIGEQGWAENGTRSASNLTPGHSQSQSVTDMISAAIEPLPAFGDPGFGVLFDRFEHSRLVLLGEASHGTSEFYQTRAAITRRLIEEHGFTIVAVEADWPDAAAIDRYVRDRAGTGPHDLPFERFPIWMWRNTDVAAFVDWMRGYNEQRPPGDRAGFFGLDIYNMRSSIAAVLAYLDNIDPEAAAIARERYGCLTPWQREPSTYGRAVLTEGYRRCEAEVIRQCQDILTKQLAYGADDPDNFLDAAQNARLITAAERYYRIMYYGGAESWNLRDTHMFETLVHILEAHGPKSKAIVWAHNSHIGDARFTEMGTVRNELNIGQLCRQQFGEAASLIGFGTHSGTVAAASDWDGEMEVMRVRPSRADSYERLFHEATATQGMVEFRRHEALRRRLIEPRLERFIGVIYRPDTELQSHYAEASLPQQFDGFVWLDETHAVTRLGPEHRRAGAPDTYPFGL
- a CDS encoding glycosyltransferase family 4 protein, whose protein sequence is MKIAQIAPLMESVPPQSYGGSERIVSYLTEELVALGHEVTLFASGKSKTQGDLSPCTDDPLRLKPDVTDIIPHHLVMLERVRQRADEFDLLHFHIDQFHFPIFRGMAGKTLTTLHGRQDLPDLKTLYSTFNDMPLISISEEQRKPISCANFVSTIYHGLPKDLLRPNFAPNKDHLAFLGRICPEKRPDLAIEIARRAGLRLRIAAKIDPVDETYFSEAIQPLLSDSSVDFVGEIGDEAKTPFLGEAAALLFPIDWPEPFGLVLIEAMACGTPVLAFRRGSTSEIVEPGVTGMLVDTVDEAVAAIPRLLSLDRRIIRQRFEQRFTARRMANDYCRVYEQMLSR